From Eptesicus fuscus isolate TK198812 chromosome 13, DD_ASM_mEF_20220401, whole genome shotgun sequence, the proteins below share one genomic window:
- the TP53I11 gene encoding tumor protein p53-inducible protein 11, producing MAAKQPPPLMKKHSQTDLVSRLKTRKILGVGGEDDDGEVHRSKISQVLGNEIKFAVREPLGLRVWQFVSAVLFSGIAVMALAFPDQLYDAVFDGAQVTSKTPIRLYGGALLSISLIMWNALYTAEKVIIRWTLLTEACYFGVQFLVVTATLAETGLMSLGILLLLASRLLFVAISVYYYYQVGRKPKKV from the exons ATGGCAGCCAAGCAGCCCCCGCCTCTCATGAAGAAGCACAGCCAGACCGACCTCGTGAGCCGCCTGAAGACCCGCAAGATCCTCGGTGTGGGCGGCGAGGATGACGACGGGGAGGTGCACCGCTCTAAG ATCAGCCAGGTCTTGGGCAATGAAATCAAGTTTGCTGTTCGGGAGCCTTTGGGACTGAG GGTCTGGCAGTTTGTTTCTGCTGTGCTCTTCTCTGGCATTGCCGTCATG gccctggccttcCCTGACCAGCTCTATGACGCAGTCTTTGATGGAGCTCAGGTGACCAGCAAGACCCCCATCCGCCTCTATGGGGGTGCACTCCTCA GTATCTCTCTGATCATGTGGAACGCTCTCTACACGGCCGAGAAGGTTATCATTCGCTGGACGCTGCTCACCGAAGCCTGCTACTTCGGGGTCCAGTTCTTGG TGGTCACCGCCACGCTCGCCGAGACCGGCCTCATGTCCCTGGGGATTCTGCTGCTCCTGGCCAGCCGCCTCCTTTTCGTCGCCATCAGCGTTTACTACTATTACCAAGTCGGCCGAAAACCCAAGAAAGTCTAG